In Helianthus annuus cultivar XRQ/B chromosome 9, HanXRQr2.0-SUNRISE, whole genome shotgun sequence, the following are encoded in one genomic region:
- the LOC118481785 gene encoding uncharacterized protein LOC118481785: protein MEDEYVDPKNRRRKTNITNRHHFVVNNFNTVLDMQIQELGNRFNEVTTNLLTCMSSLSPRDNFSSFNKLNLLKLAEMYPYDFTFDEKDKLIDELGHYISNMKRDSRFDNLNGVSDLAKRMVETRKHIEYQLIYRLIKLSLVSPVATASVERSFSSMKLVKTELHNRMGDGYMNDSCICYIEKEFLQQVSVESVMQRFQKMKTRRQQL, encoded by the coding sequence ATGGAAGATGAGTATGTTGACCCGAAAAACAGAAGAAGAAAGACCAACATCACCAATCGTCATCATTTTGTGGTCAATAATTTCAACACGGTTCTCGACATGCAAATTCAAGAGCTTGGAAACCGTTTTAACGAGGTAACCACTAACTTGCTTACGTGTATGAGTTCTTTGAGCCCGCGTGATAATTTTAGTTCCTTTAATAAACTAAACTTGCTAAAGTTGGCCGAAATGTATCCGTATGATTTTACTTTTGATGAAAAAGATAAGCTTATCGATGAACTCGGCCACTACATTTCTAATATGAAAAGAGATAGTCGATTTGATAACCTGAATGGGGTTAGTGATCTTGCCAAAAGGATGGTGGAAACAAGGAAACACATTGAGTATCAGTTGATCTATCGTTTAATAAAGTTGTCACTAGTTTCACCGGTTGCAACGGCTAGTGTTGAAAGGAGTTTTTCTTCAATGAAGCTTGTGAAGACAGAATTGCATAATAGGATGGGCGATGGATACATGAACGATTCTTGCATTTGTTACATTGAAAAGGAGTTCTTACAACAAGTTTCCGTTGAGAGTGTAATGCAACGttttcaaaagatgaaaactcGTCGTCAACAACTTTAg
- the LOC110876431 gene encoding zinc finger MYM-type protein 1-like, with protein sequence MSNFLPTRNPKDEFVRGYIRKHIRRTQTSSEQRSNNISRQHLRLRPRPPAAPPPPPAVETLQPPPNIESSSSTSKPLKIVLDDLPWDPSERKPISSYHPSQKDEIRRTYLLRGPCQPKGKKTDFPQTLIGNSDKLRWFNPKWYTEKHENWLEYSVKADRVYCLYCYLFKESGQKDAFAIEGVQCWHRKEERFEIHVGKSNSFHNRAVQKGEDLLKEAQSIPAVQKEPEQNKEYRIRLSTSVILAKGLLNGGLPFRGHDESEASLYRGHFIEFLKLFAQINEEIAKYILSNAPKNCQMTAPSIQKDICNCFAEEVLKMIFEELGDDVFSLLVDESRDISKKEQMAMVLRFVDKLGFVKERYIGVVHVWKQPFYLLNLQLMNYLLTAIDELMV encoded by the exons GGTTATATCAGAAAACATATACGCCGCACACAAACAAGCAGCGAACAGAGATCAAACAACATCAGCAGGCAGCATCTCCGCCTCCGCCCTCGCCCTCCGGCTGCTCCGCCTCCGCCTCCGGCTGTCGAAACTTT GCAACCACCACCTAACATTGAATCGTCATCTTCAACTAGTAAACCCTTGAAAATCGTTTTGGATGATCTTCCGTGGGATCCTTCCGAAAGGAAACCAATTTCATCTTATCACCCTAGTCAAAAGGATGAAATTAGACGAACATATTTGCTTCGAGGTCCATGTCAACCGAAAGGGAAAAAAACAGATTTTCCACAAACACTTATTGGTAATAGTGATAAGTTAAGATGGTTCAATCCAAAATGGTACACAGAAAAGCATGAAAATTGGTTGGAATATAGTGTCAAAGCGGATAGAGTGTATTGCTTATATTGTTACTTATTCAAAGAAAGTGGACAAAAAGATGCATTTGCGATTGAGGGGGTACAATGTTGGCATAGGAAAGAAGAAAGATTCGAAATTCATGTTGGTAAAAGCAATAGTTTTCACAACAGGGCGGTTCAAAAAGGAGAAGACTTACTTAAAGAAGCCCAATCTATACCAGCGGTTCAAAAAGAACCCGAGCAAAACAAAGAATATAGAATCCGATTAAGTACTTCGGTTATACTCGCTAAAGGATTGTTGAATGGCGGATTACCTTTTCGGGGTCATGATGAATCTGAAGCATCCTTATATAGAGGACATTTCATAGAGTTTTTAAAATTGTTCGCACAAATAAATGAAGAAATTGCAAAGTACATATTAAGTAATGCTCCGAAGAATTGCCAAATGACGGCTCCATCAATACAAAAAGACATTTGTAATTGTTTTGCAGAAGAAGTGTTAAAGATGATATTTGAAGAGCTTGGTGATGATGTCTTTTCTTTATTAGTTGATGAATCGAGGGATATTTctaaaaaggaacaaatggctATGGTTTTGAGATTTGTTGATAAATTAGGATTTGTGAAGGAGCGGTATATTGGTGTAGTTCATGTATGGAAACAACCGTTTTATCTCTTAAATCTGCAATTGATGAATTATTTGCTCACCGCAATTGATGAATTAATGGTTTga